The Nothobranchius furzeri strain GRZ-AD chromosome 8, NfurGRZ-RIMD1, whole genome shotgun sequence genome includes a region encoding these proteins:
- the hsh2d gene encoding hematopoietic SH2 domain-containing protein homolog: protein MMEWSQPSQGQHDPFTWFKESQLQLVFRNGSVPDWFHGIISRKTAEELLMPKPPGYFLIRVGESRIGYTLSYRADDRCRHFMVDALVDSHYMIVGENRRHRSLQDLVEFHRRTPIMPFNQVLTIACEQPSNIRADYAELLFPQRQQASNTRSPAMNSPQPSSPGPEEETPPALPYRPDKLKDSAVPLPNNPPNRLYPSLDNEFSHITSPPPDSHVPEIQTIYAVTQLPANQPPEVPSRSRMLQRQNQLCTRTVSVPGSPSLPPAPGRRICPNIQPPKSQESRPSVITNLKTLKLKFQKKTNNPQENVYSEISDVTPDNRRANTENEYQEITGPPTFAGSPLHTGVKQTDQVLPIEYHPPPRFAPGY, encoded by the exons ATGATGGAGTGGAGTCAGCCGTCACAAGGACAACATGATCCTTTCACCTGGTTCAAGGAGTCACAGCTCCAGTTGGTGTTCAGGAACGGATCGGTCCCAGATTGGTTTCACGGGATCATTTCCAGGAA GACAGCAGAGGAACTGCTCATGCCAAAGCCGCCTGGCTACTTCCTCATCAGAGTCGGCGAGAGCAGAATCGGCTACACGCTCTCATACCG TGCAGATGACCGCTGCAGACATTTCATGGTTGATGCGCTGGTGGATAGCCACTACATGATAGTGGGGGAGAACAGACGTCACCGCAGTCTGCAGGACCTGGTGGAATTTCACCGCAGAACTCCCATCATGCCTTTCAACCAGGTGCTGACTATTGCCTGTGAACAG ccctcaaatATTCGGGCAGACTATGCAGAGCTGCTGTTTCCCCAAAGACAACAAGCTTCTAACACCAGATCTCCTGCAATGAACTCTCCACAACCcagttctccaggaccagaggaaGAGACCCCTCCTGCTCTCCCGTATCGTCCAGATAAACTGAAAGATTCTGCTGTCCCACTTCCAAACAACCCCCCTAACAGGCTGTACCCTTCCCTGGACAATGAATTCTCCCACATCACCTCTCCACCTCCAGACTCG CATGTGCCAGAAATCCAGACAATATATGCAGTCACCCAGCTTCCAGCAAACCAGCCTCCTGAAGTCCCATCCCGGAGCAGGATGCTCCAGAGGCAGAACCAGCTCTGCACCAGAACAGTCTCTGTACCTGGGAGTCCCTCTCTTCCCCCAGCCCCCGGGCGAAGAATCTGCCCCAATATCCAGCCTCCAAAGAGCCAGGAAAGCAGACCTTCAGTCATCACCAACTTGAAGACCCTCAAATTGAAATTTCAAAAGAAGACCAACAACCCACAGGAAAACGTGTACTCAGAGATCAGCGACGTGACCCCAGATAACCGGAGAGCAAACACTGAGAATGAATACCAAGAAATCACAGGGCCACCGACCTTTGCTGGGTCACCTCTTCACACAGGTGTGAAACAGACTGATCAGGTGTTACCTATAGAGTACCACCCACCTCCACGTTTTGCCCCTGGCTACTGA